DNA sequence from the Paenibacillus physcomitrellae genome:
AAATTCCATCCTTTAATCTAACTTTAAATTTTACATGAAACGGACCCAATATACAATCATGGAACTCGGATTTACTTGATTTTTATGCGTTTAGAACAAGTTTTTAATGCTGCCGAACAAATCATGGAAGAAGTCGCCGATTGCCCGCATGAACAGCTTAAACCATCCGGCTTTCTCAACGTCCTGTGAAGTTACCAGATTAACCGTCTGCTGAATCGGTGCATTGGAACCCTCCACTTTAAAAGAATAAGTAACCGTTCCGACTTTAGTTCCGTTTTTAACCGGTGCTGTCAGCTCTTTGCTTGTAACATTCACCGTTACAGCCGCGCCGCTTGGATCCACGTCCTTCGGAAGCACAAAGTTCACGTCCTGGTCCGTCACGATCGGCACAGAGGTTTGTTTCCCTTTCTTCACGCTGACGGTTTCCGCAGAAGCCACGGTCGATTTGGCCTGGCTCACCTTTTTGATTTCAAAATTGTTAAAGCCATAATCCAGCAGTTTGGCCGTTTGTGTAAAACGCTGAGCTTCCGTGGAGGCTCCCATCACGACACTAATCAGACGCACGCCGTTACGAACCGCTGTACCTGTGAAGCACTGTCCAGCCGCATCGGTATGACCTGTCTTCATACCATCAAGACCCGGATAAGCAAACTGCTTCAAATAAGTATTTGATGCGTTAGCAGGTAGCATCCAGTTCCAGTTGATAATTGGATCTTTATCCCGGTCACGCAGTTTGTAGGATGGAATTGTCGTAAAGTCAGAGAAATCCGGATGATCTTCCACAATATATTTGGCCAGAATAGCCGCATCCATAGCAGACATTACGGTTTCTTTGTCACTGTCAGGCCGGTACCCTTCCGGCATATCGGCAATGTTAAGCCCCGTAGAGTTGGCATAATAAGCCGTCGGTAGTCCCATGCGCTTCGCTTCTTCATTCATCATCTTCACGAAGTTCAGTTCCGTTCCGCCTACCAGTTCAGCCAAAGCCACCGTAGCATCATTTGCGGAGCCAACCGCCATTGCAATGTAAAGCTGTTTAACTGTATATTGTTCTCCCTCAGCCAAAAATACTCGCGAACCGATTTGTTTCGCCGCATTTTCTTTAATGGTGACCATGTCGTCCCATTTGAGCTTGCCCTGCTTCACCTGATCAGCCACGATGTATTCGGTCATCATCTTGGTCATGCTCGCAGGAGGAAGAGCTTCCTCGCTATTATAAGAATACAAAACCTGGCCGGTAGTCGGCTCCAGCAGCACCGCTGATGTAACTGCCAGTTCAGGTGCCATCGGCATCACGATTTCAGCAGCCTTGTCACCCGCTGCTGTTGAAGTCGTATTAGAGGTGTTTGTAGACGTATTTCCAGAAGCATCGGTTGTCGTTACAGAAGCATTCGTTGCGGATGTATTTGCATCTGATCCCTCAGCCCAGATCGCTGTAGGAGCAGCAGTCAGCATCTGAATTAATAGAATTGTAGCAATCGCTCGCTTAAATTTACGTTGTTTTGTCCATTTTAGCTTGTTATCCGTTGATTTCAAAACATTTACTCCCTTCTTGTCTCTCTTAAGAACTGTTCTCTATTCTATCATAGGCCATGCGGCAAAAAAAAGACAGACCAGGCGTTCTATGCCAGGTCTGTCATAACAGTTCTTTCCAGATTGCGTTTTTACAAGTTTTTTTACAAGGAGTAGTTAGGCGCTTCTTTCGTAATTTGCACGTCATGCGGATGGCTTTCGCGCAGACCTGCACCCGTAATGCGAACAAATTCCGTATCGTTACGAAGCTCTTCCAGCGTCTTGGTTCCGCAGTATCCCATACCGGAACGCAAACCGCCGATGAGCTGGTGGATCGTATCGGACAAAGGACCTTTGTAAGCTACGCGGCCTTCGATACCTTCCGGAACAAGCTTCTTGTCATCATCCTGAAAGTAACGGTCTTTACTACCCTGCTTCATAGCACCCATCGAGCCCATACCGCGGTATACTTTGTATTTACGGCCTTGGTAAATTTCCGATTCGCCTGGACTTTCATCTGTACCGGCAAACAAGCTTCCGAGCATAACCGCATGAGCGCCGGCTGCGAGAGCTTTTGTAATCTCACCTGAGTATTTGATGCCTCCGTCCGCCACAATCGGCACGCCATATTCACGGGCAACGGTTGCGCAATCGTAAACCGCCGTGATTTGCGGTACGCCGATCCCTGCAATAACCCGGGTGGTACAGATCGAACCTGGACCGATTCCGACTTTAACGATCGAAGCGCCTGCTTCGATCAACTCACGGGTTGCTTCACCAGTCGCTACGTTACCAGCCATGATCGTGAGATCAGGATAACGTTCACGCAGACTTCTCACTGCATCAATGATATTGATGTGGTGTCCATGCGCAGAGTCAACGGTGATCAAGTCAACGCCTGCTTTAACCAGCGCCTCCGTACGGTCAAAGGTATCCTTGGAAATACCAATAGCAGCACCGACTAACAGACGGCCCTGTGCATCTTTTGCAGCGTTAGGGAATTGAATAGCTTTCTCAATATCTTTAATGGTGATAAGGCCTTTAAGGACATTGTTGCTGTCCACCAGCGGGAGTTTCTCAATCTTATGCTGCTGCAAAATAATCTCCGCTTCCTGAAGGGTTGTCCCAACCGGAGCCGTTACCAGGTTCTCTTTGGTCATTACTTCGCTGATCTTAATGCTGTAATCATGGATGAAACGAAGGTCACGGTTCGTAAGAATACCTACCAGCTTCTGCTGCTCGTCTACAATCGGCACACCGGAGATCCGGAATTTGCCCATAACATTTTCTGCGTCGGAAACGAGATGGTCAGGAGTCAAATAAAACGGATTTGTAATAACGCCGCTTTCGGAACGTTTTACGCGATCCACTTCCTCTGCTTGCTGCTCAATTGTCATGTTCTTATGAATAATCCCGATTCCGCCCTCACGTGCGATCGCAATCGCCAATGCGGCTTCCGTTACCGTATCCATGCCCGCGCTGATCAGTGGAATGTTCAGCTTCACTTTGCTGCTAAGCTGCGTGGACACACTCACCTCTTTAGGCAAAGTTACAGACTTACGCGGAATCAGCAATACATCGTCAAACGTTAATCCTTCTTTAGCAAACTTGTTCTCCCACACCTCGAATATCCTCCTTATTTAATCCTTCTATTTTTCTTACTACACAGCCGAATTTCCTTATATAATAAGACCCTTGCGGCACCTCTGCAAAAATATATTATTGCAATCTTAGCAAAGGCAATATGGGCTGTCAAGGCTGTTAGAACGACAAAAAACAAAGCACACAGCAAGCAAACGGATGTCTTGTCGCAGAAGACATTCTTACATTATATGCAAAAAAAGAAGCCTTCACCCATACGGATTAAGCCTCTTTATGCAAATCATGCTAATTCCATTTGTTCCGCCGATTAATGCTCGCTGCTGTAAATCACCTTATCGATAATCCCGTATTCCCTGGCCTCTTCCGCTGTAAAAAAGAAATCGCGATCCATATCTTTCTCTATCCGCTCCAAAGCCTGACCGGTACGCTCCGCTGCGATCTCATTCAGCTTCTGCCTGATCCGGATGATCCGTCTGGCGCTGATTTCAATATCACTGGCCTGCCCCTGCGCACCGCCATGCGGCTGGTGAATCATAATTTCGCTGTTTGGCAGGGCGAATCTTTTTCCTTTAGCTCCCGCTAATAGTAAAATGGCGGCAAACGAGGCGGCCATCCCCATACAAATTGTCTGCACATCCGGCTTCACATGCTGCATCGCATCATAAATGGCAAAGCCTGCAGAAGTAGATCCTCCCGGGCTATTGATGTAGAAGTAAATATCCTTCTCCGGATCCTCTGCCTCCAGAAAAAGCAGCTGAGCAATCAGGCTGTTCGCAACCTGATCATCTACGGCCGACCCTAAGAACACAATCCGATCCTTCAGCAGCCGTGAGTAAATATCGTAAGAACGTTCGCCTCGACTGGACTGTTCAATCACATAAGGAATGAAATTGTTCATTGTATCCTCCTCTTTTTTAGAAAAAATGCTCCGGGGCTTAAGCCGCCTGCCGGAATCCCATAAATACATGGTCAACCGTTTTGGCATTTTTGTATATCTTCCGCATAACGGGTACCCTTCTCTGCTGCCCTTCTCCGTTAAAGAGAGCGGCTAAGGCCGCAATGTCATGAGACTTGAACGCCTTCATATAGGCGAATACAACCGCGGAATCAGCTTCCACTTCTACTTCCACTGCTTCCACCATATCTGCCTGTTCCCCCTCTTTAAGGCGGTCTCGGTCTTCTCTGTCGTCTCCGTAAGGATCTCTACTATGAAAATGCTCCTTGTTCATCCGTTTAAGCTTTTGCCGCGCCCGGTGTAGGGCAGCTTTCACAGCCCCTTCTGTCGTATGCAATATGTCGGCCGCCTCTACAGCCGTAAAACGGTAAATATCCATCAGCATTAATGCTGCCCGCTGGCTGATTGTTAGATATTTGACCATGCTTTCAATGGCGGAATATAACGCTGCTGCGTCAATTTCTTCCTGCTGCTTTAGATCATTTAGCTGAAGCTCCAAGTCATCTTCTGAACGCCGTGAAAATTCAGGCTTTCTGCATCGGTCAATCCAAGCGTGGTAGGCAACCCGGCGAAGATAGGAGCGATTGACCTTTAGCTCCTTTTGCTGCTTCTTGGCGATCCAAACCTTCAGCCACATCTCTTGGAGCAGGTCCTGACCTTCCCACTCCGAGCCGGTCAAATAGCGGCAGTAGGCCTTAAGTGCCTGCTGATGCTCCTCCAGCCATTCGGAAAAATCGCCTTCCCCGGCATGTTGGCCACCATAGCTTCGGATCCCTAACGATTCTCCCATTGCTTTACCTCCTTGCGAATTGTCAATTCAATTACTTAAACGGAAGTGACTCGTGAATAGATACGGTTAAATAAAGAAACGTATTAAAATGGCTATCTAACCGAATTTTACACTCTAAAGTTAAACATCAATTAACTTAGATATATACGAATCCAGTTCAAAAGTATACAAAAAAACACCATCTCTTAAGAGATGGTGTTTCAGTTGCTTGGCGACGTCCTACTCTCCCAGGACCCTGCGGTCCAAGTACCATCGGCGCTGGAGGGCTTAACGGTCGTGTTCGGGATGGGTACGTGTGGAACCCCTCCGCCATCGCCACCAAACGATTCAAGTGTTTGATCACTTGAAAACTGGATACGAAACAATCAATTGCGATTAGATCTATTTGGATAAGCCCTCGACCGATTAGTACTGGTCAGCTCCATGCATTGCTGCACTTCCACCCCCAGCCTATCTACCTCGTCGTCTTCAAGGGGTCTTACTAAATTGGGAAATCTCATCTTGAGGGGGGCTTCACGCTTAGATGCTTTCAGCGCTTATCCCTTCCGCACTTAGCTACCCAGCTATGCTCCTGGCGGAACAACTGGTGCACCAGCGGTGCGTCCATCCCGGTCCTCTCGTACTAAGGACAGCTCCTCTCAAATTTCCTACGCCCACGACAGATAGGGACCGAACTGTCTCACGACGTTCTGAACCCAGCTCGCGTACCGCTTTAATGGGCGAACAGCCCAACCCTTGGGACCTACTTCAGCCCCAGGATGCGATGAGCCGACATCGAGGTGCCAAACCTCCCCGTCGATGTGGACTCTTGGGGGAGATAAGCCTGTTATCCCCAGGGTAGCTTTTATCCGTTGAGCGATGGCCCTTCCATGCGGTACCACCGGATCACTAAGCCCGACTTTCGTCCCTGCTCGACTTGTCAGTCTCGCAGTCAAGCTCCCTTTTGCCTTTGCACTCTTCGAATGATTTCCAACCATTCTGAGGGAACCTTGGGGCGCCTCCGTTACTCTTTAGGAGGCGACCGCCCCAGTCAAACTGCCCACCTGACACTGTCCCCATGCCCGATTAGGGCACCAGGTTAGAACTCCGATACGATCAGGGTGGTATCCCAACGGCGCCTCCAAGGAAGCTTGCGCTCCCTCTTCCTAGGCTCCCACCTATCCTGTACAAATCGTATCAAAGTCCAATATCAAGCTGCAGTAAAGCTCCATGGGGTCTTTCCGTCTTGTCGCGGGTAACCTGCATCTTCACAGGTATTAAAATTTCACCGGATCTCTCGTTGAGACAGCGCCCAAGTCGTTACGCCATTCGTGCGGGTCAGAATTTACCTGACAAGGAATTTCGCTACCTTAGGACCGTTATAGTTACGGCCGCCGTTTACTGGGGCTTCAGTTCATAGCTTCGGGTTACCCCTAACCACTCCCCTTAACCTTCCAGCACCGGGCAGGCGTCAGCCCGTATACTTCGCCTTACGGCTTCGCACAGACCTGTGTTTTTGCTAAACAGTCGCTTGGGCCTTTTCACTGCGGCCCCCTCGGGCTATTCACCCTACCGAGGCACCCCTTCTCCCGAAGTTACGGGGTCATTTTGCCGAGTTCCTTAACGAGAGTTCTTCCGCGCGCCTTAGAATTCTCTTCTCGCCTACCTGTGTCGGTTTACGGTACGGGCACCTTCACCTGGCTAGAGGCTTTTCTTGGCAGTGTGAGATCATGACCTTCGCTACTGCAATTTTCGCTCCCCATCACAGCCCAAGGTTATGTAGCACGGATTTGCCTATGCTACCCTCTCACTGCTTGGACGGACATCCATCAGTCCGCGTCACTACCCTGCTGCGTCACCCCATCGCTCATAGCGGTTTACGGTGGTACAGGAATTTCCACCTGTTGTCCTTCGACTACGCCTGTCGGCCTCGCCTTAGGTCCCGACTTACCCTGAGCGGACGAACCTTCCTCAGGAACCCTTAGGCTTTCGGCGGATCAGATTCTCACTGATCTTTTCGTTACTCATACCGGCATTCTCACTTGTATGCTGTCCAGCGCTCCTTACGGTACACCTTCTACCCACATACAACGCTCCCCTACCCCTGATGCATTGCATCAAGCCATAGCTTCGGTGGTGTGTTTAGCCCCGTTACATTTTCGGCGCAGAGTCACTCGACCAGTGAGCTATTACGCACTCTTTAAATGGTGGCTGCTTCTAAGCCAACATCCTGGTTGTCTGTGCAACTCCACATCCTTTCCCACTTAACACACACTTGGGGACCTTAGCTGATGGTCTGGGCTGTTTCCCTTTTGACAATGGATCTTAGCACTCACTGTCTGACTCCCGGTTAATCAGTCTATGGCATTCGGAGTTTGACTGAGCTTGGTAACCCTTGCGGGCCCCGCACCCAATCAGTGCTCTACCTCCACGACTGTACCACCGAGGCTAGCCCTAAAGCTATTTCGGGGAGAACCAGCTATCTCCGAGTTCGATTGGAATTTCTCCGCTACCCCCACCTCATCCCCGAACTTTTCAACGTTCGTGGGTTCGGGCCTCCAGTGCGTGTTACCGCACCTTCACCCTGGACAGGGGTAGATCACACGGTTTCGGGTCTACGCCCACGTACTTATTCGCCCTATTCAGACTCGCTTTCGCTGCGGCTACGGCTTCTCACCTTAACCTTGCACGGGAACGTAACTCGCCGGTTCATTCTACAAAAGGCACGCCATCACCCATTAATTAGGCTCTGACTTCTTGTAAGCACACGGTTTCAGGATCTCTTTCACTCCCCTTCCGGGGTGCTTTTCACCTTTCCCTCACGGTACTGCTTCACTATCGGTCACTAGGGAGTATTTAGCCTTACCAGATGGTCCTGGCAGATTCATACGGGGTTTCACGTGCCCCGCCCTACTCGGGATCCGTCTCGGAGGGAATAGACTTTCGGTTACAGGGCTTTTACCTCTTCTAGCGGGCCTTTCCAGACCTCTTCGCCTACCCTATTCCTTTGTAACTCCATGTGAGACGTCCCACAACCCCAAGAGGCAAGCCTCTTGGTTTAGGCTCTTCCGCGTTCGCTCGCCGCTACTGACGGAATCACTACTTGTTTTCTCTTCCTCAAGGTACTTAGATGTTTCAGTTCCCCTGGTCTGCCTCTTCGCAACCTATGTATTCAGTTACGAGTGACTGGCTATTACACCAGCCGGGTTTCCCCATTCGGACATCCCCGGATCAAAGCTTGCTTACAGCTCCCCGAGGCCTTATCGTTGTTCGCCACGTCCTTCTTCGGCTCCTAGCGCCTAGGCATCCTCCGTGTGCTCTTAGTAGCTTAACCAATTCGCTCGGATTTTGGGCCCATATGCTCTGTTGTTCCTCGGTTTCTCGATTGAAATGAATCAAGGTTGAAACCGACTCACAAAGGATCAATGGTCTCCAAAATGCCTCGCTCTATGATTAGCACTTACTTGTTCTCTACGATCACAAGTTCAGCTAAAAAAAGAATGTTCTAATTCGCATTTGTTGTTTCGTTATCCAGTTTTCAAGGATCAAAGCAGTCTCATTGAAACTGCGAGCTTTTGAGAGTTTGAGCTCTCAAAACTGACCAACGAGTGAGAAGGTTTGGTTAACTCATGGTTAACCAGTATTTGTACCGCTTCACTCAGAAGCGAGGTACTCCATAGAAAGGAGGTGATCCAGCCGCACCTTCCGATACGGCTACCTTGTTACGACTTCACCCCAATCGTCTACCCCACCTTCGGCGGCTGGCCCCCTTGCGGGTTACCCCACCGACTTCGGGTGTTGTAAACTCTCGTGGTGTGACGGGCGGTGTGTACAAGACCCGGGAACGTATTCACCGCGGCATGCTGATCCGCGATTACTAGCAATTCCGACTTCATGCAGGCGAGTTGCAGCCTGCAATCCGAACTGAGACCGGCTTCTAAGGATTCGCTCCAGATCGCTCCTTCGCTTCCCGTTGTACCGGCCATTGTAGTACGTGTGTAGCCCAGGTCATAAGGGGCATGATGATTTGACGTCATCCCCACCTTCCTCCGGTTTGTCACCGGCAGTCACTCTAGAGTGCCCAGCCTTACCTGCTGGCAACTAAAGTCAAGGGTTGCGCTCGTTGCGGGACTTAACCCAACATCTCACGACACGAGCTGACGACAACCATGCACCACCTGTCTCCCCTGTCCCGAAGGAAAGGACCATCTCTGATCCGGTCAGGGGGATGTCAAGACCTGGTAAGGTTCTTCGCGTTGCTTCGAATTAAACCACATACTCCACTGCTTGTGCGGGTCCCCGTCAATTCCTTTGAGTTTCAGTCTTGCGACCGTACTCCCCAGGCGGAATGCTTAATGTGTT
Encoded proteins:
- a CDS encoding RNA polymerase sigma factor; the encoded protein is MGESLGIRSYGGQHAGEGDFSEWLEEHQQALKAYCRYLTGSEWEGQDLLQEMWLKVWIAKKQQKELKVNRSYLRRVAYHAWIDRCRKPEFSRRSEDDLELQLNDLKQQEEIDAAALYSAIESMVKYLTISQRAALMLMDIYRFTAVEAADILHTTEGAVKAALHRARQKLKRMNKEHFHSRDPYGDDREDRDRLKEGEQADMVEAVEVEVEADSAVVFAYMKAFKSHDIAALAALFNGEGQQRRVPVMRKIYKNAKTVDHVFMGFRQAA
- the guaB gene encoding IMP dehydrogenase; amino-acid sequence: MWENKFAKEGLTFDDVLLIPRKSVTLPKEVSVSTQLSSKVKLNIPLISAGMDTVTEAALAIAIAREGGIGIIHKNMTIEQQAEEVDRVKRSESGVITNPFYLTPDHLVSDAENVMGKFRISGVPIVDEQQKLVGILTNRDLRFIHDYSIKISEVMTKENLVTAPVGTTLQEAEIILQQHKIEKLPLVDSNNVLKGLITIKDIEKAIQFPNAAKDAQGRLLVGAAIGISKDTFDRTEALVKAGVDLITVDSAHGHHINIIDAVRSLRERYPDLTIMAGNVATGEATRELIEAGASIVKVGIGPGSICTTRVIAGIGVPQITAVYDCATVAREYGVPIVADGGIKYSGEITKALAAGAHAVMLGSLFAGTDESPGESEIYQGRKYKVYRGMGSMGAMKQGSKDRYFQDDDKKLVPEGIEGRVAYKGPLSDTIHQLIGGLRSGMGYCGTKTLEELRNDTEFVRITGAGLRESHPHDVQITKEAPNYSL
- a CDS encoding D-alanyl-D-alanine carboxypeptidase family protein gives rise to the protein MKSTDNKLKWTKQRKFKRAIATILLIQMLTAAPTAIWAEGSDANTSATNASVTTTDASGNTSTNTSNTTSTAAGDKAAEIVMPMAPELAVTSAVLLEPTTGQVLYSYNSEEALPPASMTKMMTEYIVADQVKQGKLKWDDMVTIKENAAKQIGSRVFLAEGEQYTVKQLYIAMAVGSANDATVALAELVGGTELNFVKMMNEEAKRMGLPTAYYANSTGLNIADMPEGYRPDSDKETVMSAMDAAILAKYIVEDHPDFSDFTTIPSYKLRDRDKDPIINWNWMLPANASNTYLKQFAYPGLDGMKTGHTDAAGQCFTGTAVRNGVRLISVVMGASTEAQRFTQTAKLLDYGFNNFEIKKVSQAKSTVASAETVSVKKGKQTSVPIVTDQDVNFVLPKDVDPSGAAVTVNVTSKELTAPVKNGTKVGTVTYSFKVEGSNAPIQQTVNLVTSQDVEKAGWFKLFMRAIGDFFHDLFGSIKNLF
- the clpP gene encoding ATP-dependent Clp endopeptidase proteolytic subunit ClpP, whose translation is MPKRLTMYLWDSGRRLKPRSIFSKKEEDTMNNFIPYVIEQSSRGERSYDIYSRLLKDRIVFLGSAVDDQVANSLIAQLLFLEAEDPEKDIYFYINSPGGSTSAGFAIYDAMQHVKPDVQTICMGMAASFAAILLLAGAKGKRFALPNSEIMIHQPHGGAQGQASDIEISARRIIRIRQKLNEIAAERTGQALERIEKDMDRDFFFTAEEAREYGIIDKVIYSSEH